A single Corticium candelabrum chromosome 16, ooCorCand1.1, whole genome shotgun sequence DNA region contains:
- the LOC134192481 gene encoding uncharacterized protein LOC134192481, with amino-acid sequence MGLPDKIMSAFEDLKPSLSVLGLQISNSKCELYCPPSADSVACEQFQSIPVSSHGCKILGVPFGNLSFIQSVCADFVDSGSLLCNQILHLDDPQSAMLLLRHCHVPRMTHLARSIAPLKLYTAATAHDLQTRQTYTGLLNFGEISDEKWMQATLPIKHGGFGVTSVREISQFAFISSWSHTLSVLPTRFPIMEKIVNDLIFQNDTDTSIALEIHQALPSDKSLSELLQKPKQLQRRLTQQHMTSISSYMIEHSCSPRDAARLHSLKGKGAGAWIAAIPESANFALQPYEFRLACLLRLGLEIPAVSCIEKCECDANLDNTGYHLLTCKKGGGPVWSHDSIVSEWSDCLRHLQIHHKREPRDRYTDNNNRPDIAVFDAGSGTNVELDVALAHPWAKDTLFQASKREAAAAANRENRKLTKYSQVTLPGASSLTLVPLVFEHFGHWGERATRYLQELSTRSTDDDGNKNANEFMCYWRKRFSTALQRCNARTIARKLSRLLSMSSSNVKNYHTQFCVH; translated from the coding sequence ATGGGACTACCAGATAAGATAATGTCAGCATTTGAAGATCTCAAGCCTTCTCTCTCTGTTCTTGGTCTACAGATATCAAACAGCAAATGTGAGCTTTACTGTCCACCATCAGCAGATAGTGTGGCTTGTGAACAATTTCAATCAATTCCTGTTTCATCTCACGGTTGCAAGATTCTGGGAGTTCCCTTTGGGAACCTCTCATTTAttcaaagtgtgtgtgcagaCTTTGTTGATTCTGGAAGCCTTCTTTGCAACCAGATTCTTCATCTTGACGATCCACAAAGTGCGATGCTTTTGCTTCGACATTGCCATGTACCTAGAATGACTCATCTTGCAAGATCCATTGCCCCACTCAAACTCTACACTGCTGCCACTGCTCATGATCttcagacaagacaaacatacacaggGCTGCTGAACTTCGGAGAAATCTCTGATGAGAAGTGGATGCAGGCAACCTTACCGATTAAACATGGAGGCTTTGGTGTGACCTCTGTGAGAGAAATTTCTCAGTTTGCATTCATTTCTAGCTGGTCACACACATTATCAGTTCTGCCCACACGCTTTCCGATCATGGAGAAGATAGTAAACGatctcatttttcaaaatgacaCTGACACTTCAATTGCACTGGAGATACATCAGGCCCTACCATCAGACAAGAGTCTTAGCGAGCTACTTCAAAAGCCCAAGCAACTACAAAGAAGGCTCACTCAACAACACATGACTTCTATTTCCAGTTATATGATTGAACATTCTTGTTCACCTAGAGATGCAGCCCGCCTTCACTCCCTAAAGGGTAAAGGTGCTGGTGCCTGGATTGCTGCTATCCCAGAATCGGCAAATTTCGCACTTCAACCTTACGAATTTCGTCTGGCGTGTTTGTTGAGACTGGGTCTGGAGATACCGGCTGTGAGCTGCATCGAgaaatgtgaatgtgatgcTAATCTGGATAACACAGGTTATCACTTACTCACCTGTAAGAAAGGCGGTGGTCctgtgtggtcacatgactccATTGTGTCCGAatggtctgattgtttgagGCACCTGCAGATCCACCACAAACGCGAACCTCGAGATCGGTacactgacaacaacaatcgtccagacattgcTGTCTTTGATGCGGGCTCAGGCACCAATGTAGAGCTTGATGTAGCCTTGGCTCATCCTTGGGCAAAAGACACATTGTTCCAAGCTTCTAAAAgggaagcagcagcagctgcaaacaGGGAGAACAGGAAGTTAACCAAATATAGTCAAGTCACTCTCCCCGGTGCGTCTTCCTTGACACTTGTTCCACTTGTATTTGAGCATTTTGGCCATTGGGGAGAACGAGCCACCAGATACCTACAGGAACTATCAACCAGGTCGACGgatgatgatggcaataagaatgctaatgaattcatgtgttactggagaaaacgattctcaacagcgctacaacgttgcaatgctaggactattgcaaggaaactatcacgccttttatctatgagctccagtaatgtaaagaactatcatactcagttttgcgtacattag